One segment of Bradyrhizobium sp. WD16 DNA contains the following:
- a CDS encoding ABC transporter substrate-binding protein, with product MFSARALARFLSASFQTLAQAFRPGRCGTAAAALALGCALHGAAVAADQVVLRIGDQKGGNRSLLEISGVAKDQPYRIEWSEFPAAAPILEAINAGALDVGYTGDLSFLTVYAAGAPIKAIGGTRSNPKSQAVLVRQDSTIGSAADLKGKRIAGTRGGWGQFLVDATLEKAGLELDEATFVPLGPVDAKIALLAGSVDAWAVWEPYISYAELKDGARVIGDGAGLTPTVVFVVASDQAIATKRAAVQDFLQRLDRARLWSLDHLDVYARSTAELTRLPEDVLRRAYEAQRTSPIPIDDAVVREVQAAADRAVRYGILGKPVDVAKAVDRSFTSARAASN from the coding sequence ATGTTTTCAGCGCGCGCTCTCGCCCGCTTCCTGTCGGCATCGTTCCAGACCCTCGCGCAGGCGTTTCGGCCCGGCCGGTGCGGCACGGCCGCCGCCGCTCTCGCGCTCGGCTGCGCGTTGCATGGTGCTGCTGTCGCCGCCGATCAGGTCGTGCTGCGGATCGGCGATCAGAAGGGTGGCAACCGCTCGCTCCTGGAGATCTCGGGTGTCGCGAAGGATCAGCCGTACCGGATCGAATGGTCCGAATTTCCGGCGGCGGCGCCCATTCTCGAAGCCATCAATGCCGGTGCTCTCGATGTCGGCTATACCGGCGATCTGTCGTTCCTCACGGTCTACGCCGCCGGCGCACCGATCAAGGCGATCGGCGGCACGCGGTCGAATCCGAAGTCTCAGGCGGTCCTGGTGCGCCAGGATTCAACAATCGGATCGGCAGCCGATCTCAAGGGCAAGCGGATCGCCGGAACGCGCGGCGGCTGGGGCCAGTTCCTAGTCGACGCGACGCTGGAGAAAGCGGGCCTCGAGCTTGATGAGGCGACGTTCGTGCCTCTCGGCCCGGTGGATGCCAAGATTGCGCTGCTCGCGGGTTCGGTTGACGCCTGGGCGGTGTGGGAGCCCTACATCTCCTATGCCGAACTCAAGGACGGTGCCCGCGTCATCGGCGACGGTGCGGGCCTCACCCCGACTGTCGTCTTCGTCGTCGCCTCCGATCAGGCGATCGCGACCAAGCGCGCCGCAGTGCAGGATTTCCTGCAGCGGCTCGACCGCGCCCGGCTGTGGTCGCTCGACCATCTCGACGTTTACGCCAGGAGCACGGCGGAGCTGACCAGGCTGCCGGAAGACGTGCTGCGCCGCGCCTACGAGGCGCAGCGCACCAGCCCGATCCCGATCGATGACGCGGTCGTCCGCGAGGTCCAGGCCGCCGCCGATCGCGCCGTGCGCTACGGCATCCTCGGCAAGCCGGTCGACGTCGCGAAGGCGGTCGATCGCAGCTTCACTTCGGCGCGGGCGGCGTCGAACTGA